A single region of the Gorilla gorilla gorilla isolate KB3781 chromosome 1, NHGRI_mGorGor1-v2.1_pri, whole genome shotgun sequence genome encodes:
- the LOC101150651 gene encoding zinc finger protein 706-like: MARGQQKIQSQQKNAKKQAGQKKKQGHDQKAAAKAALIYTCTVCRTRMPDPKTFKQHFESKHPKTPLPPELADVQA, from the coding sequence ATGGCTCGTGGACAGCAGAAAATTCAGTCTCAGCAGAAAAATGCCAAAAAGCAAGCTGGgcaaaagaagaaacaaggacATGACCAAAAGGCTGCTGCCAAAGCTGCCTTAATATATACCTGCACTGTCTGTAGGACACGAATGCCAGACCCTAAAACCTTCAAGCAGCACTTTGAGAGCAAGCATCCTAAGACTCCACTTCCTCCAGAATTAGCTGATGTTCAGGCATAA